A region from the Lemur catta isolate mLemCat1 chromosome 7, mLemCat1.pri, whole genome shotgun sequence genome encodes:
- the LOC123642723 gene encoding olfactory receptor 5B12-like: protein MENSTEVNEFRLLVLTDTPELQVPLFVMFTLVYLITLIGNLGMIVLILLDSRLHTPMYFFLSNLSLADCVYSSAVTPKVMLGLLTGDKVISYGGCVAQMFFFVAFASVDCFLLAVMAYDRHAAVCKPLHYTTTMTTSVCTHMVMGCYVWGFVESAIHTGFTFRLSFCHSNVVHHFFCDIPPILALSCSDIYMNEIVLFILAAFNVAFALIVILTSYLFILIAILRMRSAEGQKKAFSTCASHLTAVTIFYGTVIFMYLQPSSSHSMDNDQMASVFYTIIIPMLNPIVYSLRNKEVNNAFKKAMEKMKTLLST from the coding sequence ATGGAAAATAGCACTGAGGTGAATGAGTTTAGACTCTTGGTGCTGACTGATACTCCAGAGCTGCAAGTCCCCCTCTTCGTAATGTTCACCCTCGTTTATCTCATCACCCTCATTGGAAACCTGGGGATGATTGTGTTAATTCTGCTGGACTCTCGTCTCCACACTCCGATGTATTTTTTCCTCAGTAATCTCTCTCTGGCAGACTGTGTTTACTCCTCTGCTGTTACTCCCAAAGTGATGCTTGGGCTTCTCACAGGGGATAAAGTTATTTCCTACGGGGGATGTGTTGCTCAAATGTTCTTCTTCGTGGCTTTTGCCAGCGTTGACTGTTTCCTCCTTGCTGTCATGGCCTATGACCGTCACGCAGCAGTGTGTAAGCCCTTACATTACACCACCACCATGACTACCAGTGTGTGCACTCACATGGTGATGGGCTGCTACGTCTGGGGCTTTGTTGAGTCAGCCATCCACACTGGGTTCACCTTCCGCCTCTCATTCTGCCATTCAAATGTGGTCCACCACTTTTTTTGTGATATCCCCCCAATCCTGGCTCTTTCCTGTTCTGACATCTACATGAATGAGATTGTGCTCTTTATCTTAGCAGCTTTCAATGTTGCTTTTGCCCTTATAGTTATCTTGACTTCCTATCTGTTTATACTCATTGCCATCCTGAGGATGCGCTCAGCAGAAGGACAGAAGaaagccttctccacctgtgcTTCTCACCTCACTGCTGTCACCATATTCTATGGAACTGTAATCTTCATGTACCTACAACCCAGTTCTAGTCATTCTATGGACAATGACCAAATGGCATCTGTGTTTTATACAATAATAATTCCCATGTTGAACCCAATAGTCTATAGTCTAAGGAATAAAGAGGTTAATAATGCTTTCAAAAAAGCCATGGAGAAGATGAAGACTCTGCTCAGCACATAA